Genomic DNA from Nitratidesulfovibrio vulgaris str. Hildenborough:
CAGTGCGGCAGCGAATCCAGAACGTCTTTTCCCGTTCCGAGAGGTGGTCGACCACCTCTTCGGCACCATGACGCTCGATCTTGTCCCATAACGTCCGCGCCCATTCGGTACCCAGCACGAGGTCTGCCCCCGCCTCCTGCAACTGCGGCAGGCAATGGGGATACCGCACGGCGAACGTCATTATTTCGCGGTCACGTGATGCATGACCGCGCGCAACCGGCTTCTTCGCCGGGGCGGCTGCGTGCGCTTTGACGCGCTCGGCAAGGCTGTCACGCAACTCTGCCTCGTTGAGGCCGAGTCCGCCCGCAAGCCGCGTTATGTAATACGAAAGCAATTCGGGCTGCTCGACCTGCGCGAGAAACCCTTTCGTCCAGTCAAGCATATCTCGCGGGGCCTGTGCCGCCAGACTCCGCATGCAGAAATCCAGTCCATCAGGGGCCTCGTTCCGTATGCTTTCGAAAGCATCACGCCCGGCCCCGTGCAACAGGCTGTCGATGTCCTCTCCCTGTGGCAGGAGAACGACCTTGCAACGCATCCCGCGCACCAGAAGCATCTCGCAACTGCGCAAGGCTGCCTTGCGCCCCGCGTTGTCGCCGTCGAACAACAATTCAACCGTCGAACAGAAGCCAGAAAGCCGCTTCACCTGTTCGGGCGTGAGCGCCGTACCAAGCACCCCGACGGCGTTGTTGTAGCCGAACTGGTGCAGGGTGAGCACATCCATGTAGCCTTCTGTCAGCATGGCTACCTTGTGCTGCGAGATGGCGCGCCGCGCCTGATACAGTCCGTACAGGTGGTCGCCCTTCTTGTAGATGGGCGAATCGCTACTGTTGATATATTTGGCCTGATCATCCTCGGCGATGATACGCCCGCCGAATGCGATGACCTGTCCGGCAAGA
This window encodes:
- the dnaG gene encoding DNA primase, yielding MKRRDGSVVQAIKSRLNLVDIARRYVELRRAGGRWMAPCPFHQETKPSFSINEEEGFFYCFGCQASGDLFDFYGRINGLDFRETLEQLAEEAGVALDDWKPDPRAQQEQSLRRQCLRMYDVARAHFVGNLAKREGQECRDYMQRRAIAPEIIESFELGWSLREWQSLADTLRRAGFAQGLAVKAGLLATSDSGRAYDRFRGRLIFPIKSLAGQVIAFGGRIIAEDDQAKYINSSDSPIYKKGDHLYGLYQARRAISQHKVAMLTEGYMDVLTLHQFGYNNAVGVLGTALTPEQVKRLSGFCSTVELLFDGDNAGRKAALRSCEMLLVRGMRCKVVLLPQGEDIDSLLHGAGRDAFESIRNEAPDGLDFCMRSLAAQAPRDMLDWTKGFLAQVEQPELLSYYITRLAGGLGLNEAELRDSLAERVKAHAAAPAKKPVARGHASRDREIMTFAVRYPHCLPQLQEAGADLVLGTEWARTLWDKIERHGAEEVVDHLSEREKTFWIRCRTGEVPPLDNEEGELAAVRHMLADMQLKVQSASCMAALRQQMGGVSDPAADIELLRALQETLGRSHE